GGTTCTGTTGTTAGTAACTCAATATCTTTTGTATATGAAGTATTATAATCTCTATCGGCATAAAAGTCTAAATCACTTTCTTTAAAGCCTTCTTTTGATGTTGTAATCTGGTAAGATTCAAAAGCTGAAACATCAAATTTGTATGTAGCATCTTCTTGTGTTAAGGTTCTTGCTAATTCGTTGCCTTCTTCATCTTTCAATACAACAAGTGTATTAGGTAATTTTATTTTCGTTTCTAAATCAAATATTGTACCCTCTAGGGTTTGAATAACTTCTTCGTTGATTACTGTATAAATATCGAAACCACCCTTACTGTTTAGTTTGTTTGATGAAACATAACCACCTTCTTTATTATCTAAAAAATACGCTACTTCATCGTAACTGGAGTTTATAGTATTACCTAAGTTCCTTGGTGTTTTGTAACCGTTCGATATAATTTTACTAACAAATAAATCATATCCTCCAATATTTTCATGTCCTTTTGAAGAAAAATATAGCTGTTTTCCATCTTTTGAAAGTGAAGGATATTTTTCGTCTAAATTGGTATTAATTGTATTACCTACATTTTCAGGAGTTCCTAAAGTACCATCCGTATTTATTTCAGAAACATATATGTCAAATCCTCCTAATGAACTATCCATATTCGAAGCAAAATATAAACTTTTACCATCTGGACTTACAAATGGTGTTTCAATAGAAACACCTTCTTTGTTAATATTCAACAATTCTTGGTTTATCCAGTTTCCGTGTGAATCATCTTCTAAAACAGCTTTATATAATTTATACTCCAACGAATTTTCCTTACTACTTCTTGTAAAATAGACGGTTTTTTGATCGGGAGAAAATGCCAACAAATCTTCACTTTCATTAGTATTTAAAATTCTAGAAAACAGTAATGGTAAGCTTAATTGGCCATTTGAAGAAATATCTAAACAGAACAAATCTTTATAAGCTTCATTGGTATTTGTGTCTATACTAGCTAATCCACCAAGTTTTTTTGAAGAAACCATGATAAGTTTATTTCTAAAAAAACCCGACCCAAATTCTGAATACTGACTGTTTACACCAGCATCTAAAAGTTTAAATTTAAAGCCATTAGC
The genomic region above belongs to Mariniflexile litorale and contains:
- a CDS encoding OmpA family protein gives rise to the protein MKPILSIFIFFISHVLFCQGASSAVSENDFAHEDITSKAKKPMGANGFKFKLLDAGVNSQYSEFGSGFFRNKLIMVSSKKLGGLASIDTNTNEAYKDLFCLDISSNGQLSLPLLFSRILNTNESEDLLAFSPDQKTVYFTRSSKENSLEYKLYKAVLEDDSHGNWINQELLNINKEGVSIETPFVSPDGKSLYFASNMDSSLGGFDIYVSEINTDGTLGTPENVGNTINTNLDEKYPSLSKDGKQLYFSSKGHENIGGYDLFVSKIISNGYKTPRNLGNTINSSYDEVAYFLDNKEGGYVSSNKLNSKGGFDIYTVINEEVIQTLEGTIFDLETKIKLPNTLVVLKDEEGNELARTLTQEDATYKFDVSAFESYQITTSKEGFKESDLDFYADRDYNTSYTKDIELLTTEPVITKVDEELRIVIENIYFDFAKYSIKEESHVSLNKIIKVLKEYPDIKLSINAHTDNIGKDAYNLNLSNKRAASTVKYLISKDITKDRLVSIGFGETKPLVDCKNNCTDEDLQTNRRVEFVILD